A genomic window from Cupriavidus metallidurans CH34 includes:
- a CDS encoding O-acetylhomoserine aminocarboxypropyltransferase has translation MSGTRFDTLALHAGAAPDPTTGARATPIHLTTSFVFRDSEHAASLFNMERAGHVYSRISNPTVAVFEERVAALENGAGAIATASGQAALHLAVATLMGAGSHIVASTALYGGSHNLLHYTLRRFGIETTFVNPRDIDAWRAAIRPETKLLFGETLGNPGLDVLDIATVAQIGQEHGIPLLVDSTFTTPYLLRPFDHGAGLLYHSATKFLGGHGTTIGGVLSEGGTFDFQASGRFPELSEPYEGFHNMVFTEESTVAPFLLRARREGLRDFGACMNPMAAWQLLQGIETLPLRMSRHVDNTRRVVQFLASHPMVESVAYPELESHPDYELAKRLLPRGCGAVFSFNLKADRTAGQRFIESLSLFSHLANVGDARSLVIHPASTTHFRMDAAALRAAGIGEGTIRLSIGLEDPDDLIDDLKRGLKAAEKAMGGKA, from the coding sequence ATGTCCGGTACCCGCTTTGACACGCTGGCCCTGCACGCCGGCGCCGCGCCCGACCCCACCACCGGGGCCCGCGCCACACCGATCCATCTGACCACATCCTTCGTATTCCGCGACAGCGAGCACGCCGCATCGCTGTTCAATATGGAACGCGCCGGACACGTCTATTCGCGCATCAGCAACCCCACGGTCGCCGTGTTCGAGGAGCGCGTGGCCGCTCTGGAGAACGGCGCGGGCGCCATCGCCACGGCCTCGGGCCAGGCCGCCCTGCACCTGGCCGTGGCCACGCTGATGGGCGCCGGCTCCCATATCGTGGCGTCCACCGCGCTCTATGGCGGGTCTCACAACCTGCTGCACTACACGCTGCGCCGCTTCGGCATCGAGACCACCTTCGTCAATCCGCGCGACATCGACGCCTGGCGCGCCGCGATCCGCCCCGAGACGAAGCTGCTCTTCGGTGAAACACTGGGCAACCCCGGCCTGGACGTGCTCGACATCGCCACCGTGGCCCAGATCGGCCAGGAACACGGCATTCCGCTGCTGGTGGATTCGACGTTCACCACGCCCTACCTGCTGCGCCCGTTCGACCACGGCGCCGGGCTGCTCTACCACTCGGCCACCAAGTTCCTGGGCGGCCATGGCACGACGATCGGCGGCGTGCTTTCAGAAGGCGGCACGTTCGATTTCCAGGCCTCGGGCCGCTTCCCGGAACTGTCCGAGCCGTACGAGGGCTTCCACAACATGGTGTTCACCGAGGAAAGCACGGTAGCGCCATTTCTGCTGCGCGCGCGGCGCGAGGGCCTGCGCGACTTCGGCGCCTGCATGAATCCGATGGCTGCCTGGCAGTTGCTGCAGGGCATCGAGACGCTGCCGCTGCGCATGAGCCGCCACGTCGACAACACGCGGCGCGTGGTGCAGTTCCTGGCCAGCCACCCGATGGTCGAGTCGGTGGCGTATCCGGAGCTCGAATCTCACCCGGACTACGAACTGGCCAAGCGCCTGCTGCCGCGCGGCTGCGGCGCGGTGTTCAGCTTCAACCTCAAGGCCGACCGCACCGCCGGCCAGCGCTTCATCGAAAGCCTGTCGCTGTTCTCGCACCTGGCCAACGTGGGCGATGCGCGCTCCCTGGTGATCCATCCGGCGTCCACCACCCACTTCCGCATGGACGCCGCGGCGCTGCGCGCGGCCGGCATCGGCGAAGGCACGATCCGCCTGTCGATCGGCCTGGAGGATCCGGACGACCTGATCGACGACCTGAAACGCGGCCTCAAGGCCGCCGAGAAGGCCATGGGAGGGAAAGCCTGA
- a CDS encoding CBS domain-containing protein, whose protein sequence is MKVSDILQLKGNTLFTVTPDTPLMQAVQAMAEHDIGSLVVMEYGDLVGMLTFREIIETMAANNGTLGTHSIRKVMDDAPLTCTPETDVNEVRRMMLERHTRYLPVLDNRTLMGVISFYDVAKSVVEEQSFENKMLKAYIRDWPEEKEERAS, encoded by the coding sequence ATGAAAGTCAGCGATATCCTGCAGCTCAAGGGCAACACGCTCTTTACCGTCACGCCGGATACGCCACTGATGCAGGCCGTCCAGGCGATGGCCGAACACGACATTGGCTCGCTGGTGGTGATGGAATACGGCGATCTCGTCGGGATGCTGACCTTCCGCGAGATCATCGAGACGATGGCGGCCAACAACGGCACGCTGGGCACCCACAGCATCCGCAAGGTCATGGACGACGCGCCGCTGACCTGCACCCCCGAGACCGACGTCAACGAAGTGCGCCGCATGATGCTGGAGCGCCACACCCGTTATCTGCCGGTACTCGACAATCGCACACTGATGGGCGTGATCTCGTTCTACGACGTAGCCAAATCCGTGGTGGAAGAGCAGAGCTTCGAGAACAAGATGCTCAAGGCCTATATCCGCGACTGGCCCGAAGAGAAGGAAGAGCGCGCCAGCTGA
- a CDS encoding MFS transporter produces the protein MSQQSQFRLLGARRFAPFFWTQFLGAMNDNVFKVAFTSLVTYHATLFEGVDPHSAAFLISAIFIAPFVLFSATSGQIADKIEKSKLIRLVKSLEIAIMLVGLAGFYLHSATLLYLGTFLMGLHSTLFGPVKFAYLPQHLDQTELVGGNGLVEMGTFVAILFGTLLGGEMAGIARGDGTVIGPLYVGIACVAIAVAGRTVSQGIPLSPAPQPDLRINWNPFTETWRNLMLARERRVVFLSLLGISWLWFLGATFLTSFFSFAKDVLGGDQNVVTLLLAVFSIGIGTGSLLCERLSGRHVEIGLVPFGSIGMTVFAVDLYLASHGLAAGASLNGIPGFLAQPGSWRVLVDLFGVAMFGGFYSVPLYALIQSRSAPTHRARIIAANNILNSFFMIGASLLGVYMTQAGYTIPQLFLVVGLLNAVVAIYIYTLVPEFLLRFVAWVLVHTIYRLRRINAERIPEEGAAVLVCNHVSFADAVVLMAASPRPVRFLMDHNIFKVPLLSWFFRQAKAIPIAPAHEDPEMLARAYDTVAAALAEGDLVCIFPEGKITATGDVNPFKSGVRQIIERTPVPVVPMALRGLWGSFFSRKGAPAMTRPFRRGILSKLELVVGEPVPPEAATPESLQRMVLALRGDWK, from the coding sequence ATGAGCCAACAAAGCCAGTTTCGCCTGCTTGGCGCGCGCCGGTTTGCGCCGTTCTTCTGGACGCAGTTCCTTGGGGCGATGAACGACAACGTCTTCAAGGTCGCTTTCACTTCCCTGGTTACCTACCATGCCACGCTGTTCGAGGGTGTCGACCCCCACAGCGCGGCATTCCTGATTTCGGCGATCTTCATCGCGCCGTTCGTGCTGTTTTCCGCCACGAGCGGCCAGATTGCCGACAAGATCGAGAAATCGAAGCTGATCCGGCTGGTCAAGTCGCTGGAGATCGCGATCATGCTGGTCGGGCTGGCCGGCTTCTACCTGCACAGCGCCACACTTCTGTACCTCGGCACGTTCCTGATGGGGCTGCATTCAACCCTGTTTGGCCCGGTCAAATTCGCCTATTTGCCGCAGCATCTGGACCAGACCGAACTGGTCGGCGGCAACGGTCTGGTGGAAATGGGCACGTTCGTGGCCATTCTGTTCGGCACGCTGCTTGGCGGCGAGATGGCCGGCATCGCGCGTGGCGATGGCACCGTGATCGGTCCGCTGTATGTCGGTATCGCCTGTGTGGCTATCGCCGTGGCGGGGCGGACGGTGTCGCAGGGCATCCCCCTGTCGCCCGCTCCGCAGCCGGACCTCCGCATCAACTGGAACCCGTTCACGGAGACTTGGCGCAACCTTATGCTCGCGCGCGAGCGCCGCGTGGTGTTCCTGAGCCTGCTCGGTATTTCGTGGCTCTGGTTCCTCGGGGCCACGTTCCTGACCTCGTTCTTCAGCTTCGCCAAGGACGTGCTGGGCGGCGATCAGAACGTGGTGACGCTGCTGCTGGCCGTGTTCTCGATCGGGATCGGCACCGGGTCGCTGCTGTGCGAGCGGCTGTCCGGGCGTCACGTGGAGATCGGCCTGGTGCCGTTCGGCTCGATCGGCATGACGGTGTTCGCCGTCGATCTGTACCTGGCGTCGCACGGGCTAGCCGCCGGTGCCTCGCTGAACGGCATCCCCGGCTTCCTGGCTCAGCCGGGCTCCTGGCGTGTGCTGGTGGATCTGTTCGGCGTGGCGATGTTCGGTGGCTTCTACAGCGTGCCGCTCTATGCGCTGATCCAGAGCCGGTCCGCGCCCACGCACCGCGCGCGGATCATCGCGGCCAACAACATCCTGAACAGCTTCTTCATGATTGGCGCCTCGCTGCTGGGTGTGTACATGACCCAGGCCGGCTACACCATTCCGCAACTGTTCCTGGTGGTGGGGCTGCTCAACGCCGTGGTGGCGATCTATATCTACACGCTGGTGCCCGAGTTCCTGCTGCGTTTCGTCGCCTGGGTGCTGGTGCATACGATCTACCGCCTGCGCCGCATCAACGCCGAACGCATCCCGGAGGAGGGGGCGGCAGTGCTGGTTTGCAACCATGTCAGCTTTGCCGATGCGGTGGTGCTGATGGCGGCCAGCCCCCGACCCGTGCGCTTCTTGATGGACCACAACATCTTCAAGGTGCCGCTGCTGTCGTGGTTCTTCCGGCAGGCCAAGGCGATTCCGATTGCGCCCGCGCACGAAGATCCGGAGATGCTGGCGCGCGCCTACGATACCGTGGCGGCCGCGCTGGCCGAAGGCGACCTCGTCTGCATCTTCCCCGAAGGCAAGATCACAGCCACTGGCGACGTCAATCCGTTCAAGAGCGGTGTGCGCCAGATCATTGAGCGAACGCCGGTGCCGGTGGTGCCGATGGCGTTGCGCGGGCTCTGGGGCAGCTTCTTCTCGCGCAAGGGCGCGCCGGCGATGACCCGTCCGTTCCGGCGCGGCATCCTGAGCAAGCTGGAACTGGTGGTTGGTGAGCCGGTGCCGCCCGAAGCGGCCACGCCGGAGAGTCTTCAACGAATGGTGCTCGCGCTGCGCGGCGACTGGAAATAG
- a CDS encoding glutathione S-transferase family protein produces MITLFTFGPSFGLPDASPFVMKAELLLKMAGLPYQTARGNLRRAPKGKLPYLDDMGRIVADSTLIRWHIEKTYHVDFDEGLSPAERGTAWAVEKLMEDNLYWAVARVRWLERDNFERGPAQFFNVVPGPLRGLVKVLVRRKVRQMLWAQGLGRHSEQDMTAMAVQGIKAITDILGDKPYLMGNNPCGADATLFAFAASLLSPVFETPIRAAAESHPNLIAYMARMRTRYYPDFQGSGVFAPASAATAGRPEAAFGQQ; encoded by the coding sequence ATGATCACGCTTTTCACGTTCGGCCCGTCGTTCGGCCTGCCCGATGCGAGCCCGTTCGTTATGAAGGCCGAGTTGCTGCTGAAGATGGCCGGCCTGCCGTACCAGACCGCGCGCGGCAACCTGCGGCGCGCGCCCAAGGGCAAGCTGCCGTACCTGGACGATATGGGCCGGATCGTCGCGGACTCGACGCTGATCCGCTGGCATATCGAGAAGACGTACCACGTCGATTTCGACGAAGGACTCAGCCCGGCCGAGCGGGGTACCGCGTGGGCCGTGGAAAAGCTCATGGAGGACAACCTCTACTGGGCGGTGGCGCGTGTGCGCTGGCTGGAGCGTGACAACTTCGAGCGTGGTCCGGCGCAGTTCTTCAACGTCGTGCCTGGGCCGTTGCGTGGCCTGGTCAAGGTGCTGGTACGCCGCAAGGTGCGGCAGATGCTCTGGGCGCAGGGCCTCGGCCGGCATAGCGAGCAGGACATGACGGCGATGGCGGTGCAGGGCATCAAGGCGATCACCGACATCCTTGGTGACAAGCCCTACCTGATGGGAAACAACCCATGCGGCGCGGACGCCACGCTGTTCGCATTTGCGGCCAGCCTGCTGTCCCCGGTATTCGAGACGCCAATTCGCGCCGCGGCCGAGTCACATCCGAACCTGATCGCCTATATGGCCCGGATGCGGACCCGGTACTACCCTGATTTCCAGGGCAGTGGGGTCTTCGCGCCAGCCTCCGCCGCAACGGCAGGCCGGCCCGAGGCGGCTTTCGGGCAGCAATAG
- the aroC gene encoding chorismate synthase: protein MSGNTLGLLFTVTTFGESHGPAIGAVVDGCPPGMSLTEADIQIDLDRRKPGTSRHVTQRQEADQVEILSGVFEGKTTGTPICLLIRNTDQRSKDYGNIVETFRPGHADYTYWHKYGIRDYRGGGRSSARLTAPVVAAAAIAKKWLNEQYGTEIRGYMSQLGEVEVPFTDWKHVPENPFFAANADIVPELETYMDALRRDGDSVGARIEVVASHVPVGLGEPLFDKLDADIAHAMMGINAVKGVEIGAGFDSVSQRGTVHGDELTPEGFRTNNSGGVLGGISTGQDIKVSLAIKPTSSIRTARESIDKAGSPASVETFGRHDPCVGIRATPIAEAMLALVLMDHALRHRAQCGDVRVDTPRIPAQAPGKS, encoded by the coding sequence ATGTCTGGCAATACCCTCGGCCTGCTTTTCACAGTTACCACGTTCGGCGAATCGCACGGGCCCGCCATCGGCGCGGTAGTGGATGGCTGCCCGCCGGGGATGTCGCTGACCGAAGCCGACATCCAGATCGACCTGGACCGCCGCAAGCCCGGCACGTCGCGCCACGTGACACAGCGCCAGGAAGCGGATCAGGTGGAGATCCTGTCCGGCGTATTCGAAGGTAAGACCACGGGCACGCCGATCTGCCTGCTGATCCGCAACACCGACCAGCGCAGCAAGGACTACGGCAACATCGTCGAGACGTTCCGCCCGGGCCATGCCGACTACACCTACTGGCACAAGTACGGTATCCGTGACTATCGCGGTGGTGGCCGCTCGTCGGCGCGCCTGACCGCACCCGTGGTGGCCGCCGCGGCAATCGCGAAGAAATGGCTGAATGAGCAGTACGGCACCGAGATTCGTGGCTACATGTCGCAGCTCGGTGAGGTCGAAGTGCCGTTCACCGACTGGAAACACGTGCCGGAGAACCCGTTCTTCGCGGCGAATGCCGATATCGTTCCCGAGTTGGAAACCTACATGGATGCGCTGCGCCGCGACGGCGACTCCGTCGGCGCGCGTATCGAAGTGGTGGCCAGCCATGTGCCGGTGGGTCTGGGCGAGCCGCTGTTCGACAAGCTCGACGCCGATATCGCGCACGCAATGATGGGCATCAACGCGGTCAAGGGCGTCGAGATCGGCGCTGGCTTCGACAGCGTGTCCCAGCGCGGCACCGTGCATGGCGACGAACTGACGCCGGAGGGGTTCCGCACGAATAACTCGGGTGGCGTGCTCGGCGGGATTTCCACCGGGCAGGACATCAAGGTATCGCTGGCAATCAAGCCGACGTCGAGCATCCGTACCGCGCGCGAATCGATCGACAAGGCTGGCAGCCCGGCCAGCGTGGAAACGTTCGGTCGCCACGACCCGTGCGTCGGCATCCGCGCCACGCCGATCGCCGAAGCCATGCTTGCGCTGGTGCTGATGGACCACGCATTGCGGCATCGCGCCCAATGCGGTGACGTCCGCGTCGACACCCCGCGCATCCCGGCGCAAGCACCGGGCAAATCCTGA
- a CDS encoding MFS transporter, which produces MISPYVSLFFADRGFSPVQIGVLMACFQLSRIVGPYLWGWLSDVMHTRVKLLRLAAVTALLAFLAVPGIQSYGGMMAMMIGLNLITSAMSPLGDALTISTLRRHGAFDHRYGRVRMFGSIGFIAAVLTGGALFERFGMQAFPWLASTMLALFALVVFGMRDAADEGPRAAPPPALPLLRRPDVAWFFASAFLMMFAHAALYVFYSLYLEQLGYSKFAIGVMWTIGVVAEIVFFFYQGKLFGALALRTILAGTFVLAALRFGMTGYFAQYAWLIALVQILHAATFGAHHSASLKRLQRWFAGPLQGRGQALYTGISYGVGGTLGGLAMGWTWKTLAPMHTFGLAALAALIGAGCAVMSFRGEPERA; this is translated from the coding sequence GTGATATCGCCGTACGTCAGCCTGTTCTTCGCCGACCGGGGCTTTTCGCCGGTGCAAATCGGCGTGCTGATGGCCTGTTTCCAGCTATCCCGCATCGTGGGCCCGTACCTGTGGGGCTGGCTCTCGGACGTGATGCACACACGCGTGAAGCTGTTGCGGCTGGCCGCGGTCACGGCATTGCTGGCGTTTCTGGCCGTGCCCGGCATTCAGAGCTACGGCGGCATGATGGCGATGATGATAGGGCTTAACCTGATCACGAGCGCCATGTCGCCGCTGGGTGACGCGCTGACGATCTCGACGCTGCGCCGCCACGGCGCGTTCGACCATCGCTACGGGCGTGTGCGGATGTTCGGCTCGATCGGCTTTATCGCCGCGGTGCTGACGGGCGGCGCGTTGTTTGAGCGCTTTGGCATGCAGGCGTTTCCGTGGCTGGCCAGCACGATGCTGGCGCTGTTCGCGCTGGTGGTCTTCGGCATGCGCGACGCGGCCGACGAAGGCCCGCGCGCAGCACCCCCACCTGCGCTGCCGCTGCTGCGGCGGCCCGATGTGGCCTGGTTTTTCGCATCGGCCTTCCTGATGATGTTCGCCCACGCGGCGCTCTACGTCTTCTACTCGCTCTATCTGGAGCAGCTTGGCTACAGCAAGTTTGCGATTGGCGTGATGTGGACCATCGGCGTGGTGGCCGAGATCGTGTTCTTCTTCTATCAGGGCAAGCTGTTCGGCGCGCTGGCGCTGCGCACGATTCTGGCAGGCACATTCGTGCTGGCCGCGCTGCGTTTCGGCATGACCGGCTACTTCGCGCAGTACGCCTGGCTGATTGCGCTAGTGCAGATCCTGCACGCAGCCACCTTTGGCGCGCACCACAGTGCCAGCCTCAAGCGCCTGCAACGCTGGTTCGCCGGCCCGCTGCAGGGGCGGGGGCAGGCGCTGTACACAGGGATTTCCTACGGCGTGGGCGGCACGCTCGGCGGCCTGGCGATGGGCTGGACGTGGAAGACGCTCGCGCCGATGCACACGTTCGGGCTAGCGGCGCTGGCGGCGCTGATTGGCGCGGGATGCGCCGTGATGAGTTTTCGCGGGGAGCCCGAACGGGCCTGA
- a CDS encoding NAD(P)/FAD-dependent oxidoreductase: MEQVDCVVIGAGVVGLAVARALAPQGREVIILEAENAFGTITSARNSEVIHAGIYYPAGSLKAELCVRGKTMLYDYCASHHVAHQRCGKLIVATSTAQVATLEGIRAKAAANGVHDMQLLTRDEARAMEPQLECEAALLSPSTGIIDSHGLMTALLGDAERAGAMLAVQSPVLSGAVTPDGIRLEVGSDDGSTVLLARTVVNSAGLTAPDLARRIDGIPPEHIPPQYYAKGCYFTLAGRAPFSRLIYPVPEAAGLGVHLTLDMGGQARFGPNVRWIDEIEYSVPPHDADSFYDEVRRYWPGLADGALQPGYAGIRPKISGPTEVAADFRIDGPRTHGVPGLVNLFGIESPGLTSSLAIAERVAELLEN; the protein is encoded by the coding sequence ATGGAACAAGTAGATTGCGTCGTGATCGGCGCTGGCGTGGTCGGTCTGGCCGTTGCGCGCGCGCTGGCGCCGCAGGGCCGCGAGGTCATCATTCTCGAGGCCGAGAACGCGTTCGGCACGATTACGAGCGCGCGCAACAGCGAGGTGATCCACGCCGGCATCTACTATCCCGCAGGTTCGCTCAAGGCCGAACTGTGCGTGCGCGGCAAGACGATGCTCTACGACTACTGCGCCAGCCACCATGTCGCCCATCAGCGCTGCGGCAAACTGATCGTCGCCACCAGCACCGCCCAGGTGGCCACGCTGGAAGGCATTCGCGCCAAGGCCGCCGCCAACGGCGTGCACGACATGCAACTGCTGACGCGCGACGAAGCGCGGGCGATGGAACCCCAGCTCGAATGCGAAGCCGCCCTGCTCTCACCTTCCACCGGCATCATCGACAGCCACGGCCTGATGACCGCGCTGCTTGGCGATGCCGAGCGGGCCGGCGCGATGCTGGCCGTGCAGTCGCCGGTGCTGTCGGGCGCGGTGACGCCGGACGGCATCCGGCTCGAGGTCGGTAGCGATGATGGATCGACCGTGCTGCTCGCCCGCACGGTCGTCAATTCGGCGGGGCTGACCGCGCCAGATCTGGCGCGCCGCATCGACGGCATTCCGCCCGAACATATCCCGCCGCAGTACTACGCCAAGGGCTGCTATTTCACGCTCGCCGGCCGCGCCCCGTTCTCGCGGCTGATCTACCCCGTGCCCGAGGCAGCCGGCCTGGGTGTACATCTGACGCTCGACATGGGTGGTCAGGCACGCTTCGGTCCCAACGTGCGCTGGATCGACGAGATCGAATACAGCGTGCCGCCGCACGATGCCGACAGTTTCTACGACGAAGTCCGCCGCTACTGGCCCGGCCTGGCCGACGGCGCACTGCAGCCGGGTTATGCAGGCATCCGGCCGAAGATCAGCGGCCCGACGGAGGTTGCGGCCGATTTCCGGATCGACGGGCCTCGGACGCATGGCGTGCCGGGGCTGGTGAACCTGTTCGGCATCGAGTCGCCCGGGCTGACTTCGTCGCTGGCGATCGCGGAACGCGTGGCGGAGTTGCTGGAGAACTGA
- a CDS encoding FadR/GntR family transcriptional regulator — protein sequence MNRLSRPASLASRIAQALRDDIAAGRFAAGARLPAEATLAETFDVSRPIVREAIALLKADGILVTRKGSGAYVSETPGGQVWRVASAPDGGPTLAQLFELRRVVETACAEMAAARRTDVDLVAIRAALATMQTHATDFPSAAAADIAFHHAIAQAAHNPCFTGLTDFVSQQLLVARQHAWENSARLGTLHGTPRAADAEHAALVEAIAAGDPSTARAAATAHLSAAAARMGLD from the coding sequence ATGAATCGTCTCTCCCGCCCCGCCTCCCTCGCCAGCCGCATCGCCCAGGCCCTGCGCGACGATATCGCCGCCGGACGCTTTGCGGCTGGCGCCCGGTTGCCGGCCGAGGCCACGCTGGCGGAGACGTTCGATGTAAGCCGGCCGATCGTGCGCGAAGCCATCGCCCTGCTGAAGGCCGACGGGATACTGGTCACTCGCAAGGGGTCCGGCGCCTATGTCTCGGAGACACCAGGCGGGCAAGTCTGGCGCGTAGCCAGCGCCCCGGACGGTGGTCCGACGCTGGCTCAGCTATTCGAATTACGGCGCGTAGTGGAAACCGCGTGCGCCGAAATGGCGGCCGCACGCCGCACCGATGTCGATCTGGTCGCGATCCGTGCCGCACTGGCCACGATGCAGACCCACGCCACAGACTTCCCGAGCGCGGCTGCCGCCGACATTGCGTTCCACCACGCAATTGCCCAGGCCGCCCACAACCCCTGCTTTACCGGGCTAACGGATTTTGTCAGCCAGCAATTGCTCGTGGCGCGCCAGCACGCCTGGGAGAACAGCGCCCGCCTCGGCACGTTGCATGGCACACCACGCGCCGCCGACGCCGAACATGCGGCCCTGGTCGAGGCCATCGCGGCCGGCGACCCCTCGACGGCCCGTGCGGCGGCCACCGCCCACCTGTCCGCCGCCGCTGCGCGGATGGGCCTCGACTGA
- a CDS encoding flagellar brake protein, giving the protein MILLSPQDLPVGQPLPWSLLDEQGNLMLDSGSIIPDARDLALVFRHGQVCRPDDIPEAGNEPEVQTASRLSAGPLGLQVGTLLHVKTPGEKSRAAASRLIGFVDQGLFITWPTLGGRDLMLQAGEPLLLRGFSGQAIHSFTSTITAVCRSPFRYLVLSAPAQTEQMPVRRAARVPTRLAAYLTEGGDEDGQPSNAGMDDRMSQGMARLGVLSDLSTGGALVQTSSLAPAVGQKVRLRFRLKTASLDAEVIIDGTVRSAASPDDDEFPAFGVAFDALGERELTLLQCFIYEQLLATTCMPV; this is encoded by the coding sequence ATGATTCTGCTATCTCCCCAGGACCTGCCAGTGGGGCAGCCATTACCTTGGTCGCTGCTCGACGAGCAGGGCAACCTGATGCTCGACAGCGGCAGCATCATTCCCGACGCCCGCGACCTGGCCCTGGTCTTCCGCCACGGACAGGTCTGCCGGCCAGATGACATACCCGAAGCCGGCAACGAACCCGAGGTGCAAACCGCTTCGCGCCTCTCCGCTGGCCCGCTCGGCTTGCAGGTTGGCACGCTGCTGCACGTGAAGACGCCAGGCGAGAAGTCGCGCGCCGCCGCCAGCCGCCTGATCGGGTTTGTCGATCAGGGATTGTTCATCACGTGGCCAACACTTGGGGGGCGGGACCTGATGCTGCAGGCCGGCGAGCCCTTGCTGCTACGCGGCTTCTCGGGCCAGGCCATCCACAGCTTCACCTCGACGATCACGGCGGTCTGCCGCAGCCCGTTCCGGTATCTCGTGCTGTCGGCGCCAGCGCAGACCGAGCAGATGCCCGTGCGGCGTGCGGCCCGTGTGCCTACGCGATTGGCGGCCTATTTGACCGAGGGCGGGGATGAGGATGGTCAGCCGTCCAACGCCGGCATGGATGATCGTATGAGCCAAGGGATGGCGCGGCTAGGCGTGCTGTCCGATCTCAGCACCGGCGGGGCACTTGTGCAGACATCCTCGCTGGCCCCTGCCGTGGGTCAGAAGGTGCGTCTGCGTTTTCGTCTGAAGACGGCTTCGCTCGATGCCGAAGTGATCATCGACGGCACGGTGCGCAGCGCGGCTTCGCCGGACGATGACGAATTCCCGGCCTTCGGCGTGGCATTCGATGCGCTGGGCGAGCGCGAGTTGACGCTGCTCCAATGCTTCATCTACGAGCAGTTGCTGGCCACCACCTGCATGCCGGTCTGA